AATACCATCTCTCCCTTAGGCATCAGCACCTGTACCGGCTTACTCTCTGACAGTTCTTTTCCCTCATAAGGATGAATACCGCCTTTAAATGTAGCCAATCCCATCTAACTAACCCTCTTTCTTTCACATTTCATTTGTTTGGTCAAAACTATTCCGTTTCGCCATCTTGTACAGTATAACATAATTTATGTCGGTACTCAAATGTTTTTTTTATATTGTATACAGTATTTTTATAGGAACATTGGCAATATTTTGTCTGTAATTTACTATTTTCCGGCAAATAATCGTTATTTTTTAAACAACCTTGTACAAGAAAAAAAACAATTATTTTTTAAACAAAAATTTCTTTTGAAATAATCCTTCCAATATCCTTTCAAATGTCCTTTTCAGCCTTCTTTTTTACAGCTTTTCCCCTGAAATACTTCTAAAAACCTATATCTGGCTCCTGAATTTTGTTATATAAAAATTGTGAATTTTTTAATCAGCACACAAGGTAATTATACAAAATTTATAATTTCTTAATAATTATTTATTAAAAAAATTAATGTATACCTACTACAAACATGGCGAAAAAACTTTTTAAAAAATTTTTTTATTTTTTTGCAATAAAATATAAAACCTGTGCATTAACATATTGAACGGATGAAAAACGTTTCTAAAAGACAGCAGTATTAGAAAAGCAAACAAAAACATCACAAATTAAAAACCAACGAAATTTCCATGCATTACATTCATCACACATTACACCGCTTTTCTGAATACAAGCCTTCTGGAGGGAATGTATTTTCAAATTTACAACCTAACTGGCAATTAGAGTTTGTAATCGAATTCAGAAAAGGGCTTGGCAGGCAGTATGTCGACACTGCGCTGTCAAAGCCCTTTTCTATTTTATCTTAATTTTTTGCCTTACATTTTTCTAAATAGCCGTATAACCATCTGTAGCAGGCAGAGCAAAATCTACAGGCTGTCCTGGATTAGGATAGTGAAGCACAGCGTGAATATCCATATTTATGGTTTGAGAATCTCCTCCGCTGTATACAGTCATACTCATTTCTATATTTACCTTGTCCCTGGAGGATAACCCGTTGTCTGTCAAAATACTTTCCCCGTCTGCAGAGCTGATATAAACGTCTATATTTCCGCTGCTTCCCAAAATACTGTTCATCTGGCCCATTACTTCTTTTATCAGACTGTTTAAACGCTCTGTGTTCATCTGATAATAAATAACTTGTTCCCCATCCTGCTGCCACAGCTCAATATTGCTGATATATTCAGCCCCGTCTCCAAAATTGGCTGTTCCCATTTTCATTTGGCTCATCATCTCGTCCAGATTCATGGGGGACTTCATCTTTTCTCCCATCATATCCATATAATACCAGCCATCTGTATAAAAAGCGCTTAATGTCATCTGCTGGCCTAAAAGCTCCATGTCCACGTCCATTAAATACTTCATATTACCTGAAACTATGCCTTTAACTTTCATGTCCATATACATATTCATGTCCAGCCTATCAGAGCTTCCTGGAACTGTCATTCCCAGCTGATACTCTACATTGGCCAAAAGACTGTCCAGACTATTTACCTTTTGCTCCATGTTATTGTAAATTGCCATGGCCTCAGCCCCGTTTGCCAAAAGCTCCCCTGTGCGCTTTAACTGTACTTGTCCGTTTTCTGTCCAGGCCCCTGTATCGTCCACCCAGTAGCCTTCCACATACTCGTTGGCCTTCATATATCCGTTGGCGTCAAAGTAATAGCACTCTGCCAGCCTGTCCCCGTTTCCGTCCAGCCACATCCAAGTATTTTCCGGCTGTGAGCCATCTTCATTTTGCCACCGCCAGCCGCCGCTGTCCTGCTGCCATCCAGCTGCAAATGCAGGAACCACCGTTATAGCTGTTAATACTAGTGTTGCCCCTAATAGTTTTTTCCACCCTTTCATAAAATACTCCTTTCTCCTTTTTCTATTATTTTTCCTGTAGATACTCTAATATTTCAGCTGCATTTGTATCCGGTTTCACCTTTGGATACACCTTTTCAATCACCCCTTCCTCATTAATAATAAACGTACTTCTCACAACTCCCATAGATACCTTTCCGTACAGCTTCTTTTCCTGCCACACATCAAAGCCCTGAATGGCTGTCAATTCAGGGTCTGACAACAAGATAAAGGGAAGCTCATATTTTTCTGCAAACCGCTTGTGGGAAGCCTGGCTGTCCTTGCTGATTCCTATTACAGGAATTCCCAGCTCCTGAAACCTTCCATAAGCCGCCCCAAAGGCACAGGCCTCTTTTGTACAGCCAGGCGTATTATCCTTGGGATAAAAATATACTACTACCTTTTTTCCTAAAAAATCAGAAAGCTTTACCTCTTTGCCGTCCTTGTCCGGCAGGTGAAAATCCGGCGCTTTTGTACCTGCTTCTAACATAAAAATCCTCCTGTTTGTTTTCTGTCATTTTACTTCATTATACTCTAATTATATTTACAAATGCAATTCCTTTGTGGATATTTTTTGTGCAAATATCTGATCGTGCTCTACGAAAATCATTGTTGGTTTATACTTTTCAATTAAATTCTCCAGCTGAATTCTGGAAAATACGTCAATATAGTTTAAAGGTTCATCCCAAATATACAAATGCGCCTTTTCACATAAGCTGGCTGCTAAAAGCACTTTCTTTTTCTGCCCCTCACTAAATTCCTCCATATTTTTCTGAAATTGATCCCTGGAAAAATTAAGCTTTCTCAGCACAGTTAAAAATAAAGTTTCATCCAGCTTATTCTGCCTGATAAACTCATAAAGACTTCCCCTTAAAAATTCCGCCGACTGAGGCACATAAGATATTCTCATCCCTGAAGCCGCCCTCCACTCCCCCTGTATATCCATGGAGTTTACTTCCTGCCGGCCTTTATCCCCAAAGCCTGCGGCCTGCAGGACTGCCTTCAGCAGGCTGCTTTTTCCACAGCCGTTTTTGCCTGTAAGGACAATTCTATCTCCCTCACAAAGAGACATATTTAAATCTGTACATACATTTTTCCCGGTTTTTTTGTACTGAATATTCACATTACGAAATTCTAAAAGGCAGGAAGCGTAATGTTTTTCCGGAAATAGCTTTAAATCTTCCCCCGTCTCCAGATTTTTCAGCAGCTTCTTTTTATCTTCAATGGCTTTTTCCTGCCTATTTTGAAGGTTTTTCCGCCTCATCTGCATCCGTCTGGACTTTTCCCCAATGTAAGCTCTTGTGTCAATACACTGTTCATATACTCTGGACTTTCTTCCGATTTTTGTGGACTCCACCTGATCTGCCCACTGTCCTGCCTGGCGGGAGCTTTCTGTTAATCTTTTAATTTCCTTTTTCAGCTTACTATTTTCCTTCAGTTCAAACTCATCCCGGCGTTTCTTATTTTCATACCAGGAAGAAAAATTTCCTTTTTCCACCTGAATGTCCGCCTTGTTAATTGCTAAAATATGATCAATACAGCTGTCCAGAAAGGCTCTGTCATGGGAAACTAAAATAAATCCCTTTTTGGAGTTTAAATAATCTGCCACAATTTTTCTGGACTCCTTATCTAAATGGCTGGTAGGCTCGTCAATCAGCAAAAAGGCATTGTCCTTTAAAAACAGTACTGCCAACAGCACTTTTGCTCTTTCTCCATAAGAAAGAGTGGAAAACTGCCTGTAAAGCACTTCCTCATCCACCTGAAGCTTTGACAATTCCTTTTCCAGCTGCCACAGCTCACAAAAAGGATTTATCTCATAAACGATTTCTAAGGTTTCCTTGTCTATATCCTTTACTTTATATGGAAAATACTCAAACTCCACAGCCGCGCATATTCTGCCCTTATACTCATACCGGCCCATAAGCAGGTTTAAAAACGTAGTTTTCCCCCTTCCGTTTCTTCCTGTAAAGCCTAGCTTCCAGTTAGTATCCAGCTGAAACTTTACATCCTCAAATATATTATCGTAAGAACCTTCATAGGCAAAAGTAAGATTTACTACTTGTATCATCGACATACTGCATCCCTCCTGACTATTTCCAGGCATAAAAAGTGTGCGCTTTAGAGTACATTCGCAAAGCCTTTTTTGTTTCATAGGACGCAATTTCCTATGAAATAAAAAACGGTGCAAAACCGGCCGCACTTTATGCCGCCTGCTTTACACCGCTTCCTGTAAACTGCATATAAATCAATGACTCATATTCTCGCCATATGAACCAAGCTGTAATCTGAAAAAAGAAAAACCCTTTTCCATAATACAGATTTATAAATTTACAGTGGAAGAATGACTATCTGCAAACAACACAAAAACAGCCGGCCGCCTCTGCAGCCTGGAAAAACATTGCTCTGTTTTCTCTGTTCATTATTTGCAGGAAATAATCATTCTTACACCTCTCTTTTATTTTTGTATACTGTGCTTAACTACTGTTCACACTTGCTTTACTGTAACAAACCTAAAGCTGTTTGTCAATATGAAAAGACAAAAATCCCGGAGCGTTCCGGGATCTTAACAGATAGGAATAATAGATAGGAAAATAGAACTGAACAGGCAGTATCTCGTGATAACGGCCTAATATTATATACGCGGCCCATATAGCCCATGTTGCTATTTTTCTCTATATTTCTATCTTTTTCTACTATATTCGACAAATTTCGTCATGGTCTTTCAGAAAATTTAAGCCTTCTTCTTTGTCCTTTATAATCTGGGCTTTTAACTCATCTAAATTTTGGAATTTTATCTCCGATCTGAGGAAATGATGAAGTCTTACCTCAATAAGCTTTCCATATAGCTCCTGGCCAACGCCAAACATAAAGGTTTCCACACCTACTGGATATTCGCCTTTTACAGTAGGCTTTTTTCCCACATTAGTGATTCCGCCGTAGATTTTACCTTCCATCTTTACTGTAGATACGTACACCCCTAATTTAGGCAGATGCTTTTCTCCTGAAGGCAGAAGATTTGCTGTGGGAAACCCTAAAATGCTGCTTCCAATATGGTTTCCGCGAACTACTCTTCCGTGAATAGAATAAGGCCTTCCTAAAAGCTCATTGGCCTTTTCTATACATCCTTGATCCAGCATTTCCCTAATATAAGTGCTGCTGATATCTCTGTGATCTTCCTGCTCCTTTTCAATAACCTTTAAGGAAAATCCCAACTCAGGAGCCAATTTTTCCAAAAGCTTGGCGTTTCCTGCTCTCTTATAGCCAAAGCCGCAGTCTGTTCCTACAACAATAGCTTTGGCGTTCATCTGGCCTGTCAGAATATTTTTTACAAAATCCTCTGGCTGCATATGAGCCACCTGATCAGTAAAAGGATACTCAATCAGATAATCTACTCCCGCCTGCTCCAGAATATGACTTCTTTCCTCATTGGTGTAAATCACTGTCTGCTTTCCTCCAGTCACAACTGCCACCGGCGTTTCACTGAAGGTAAACACAGCAATCTTCCATCCTGTTTCTTTTTTGATTTTCACCATTTCTCCCAGAAGCTTTTGATGGCCTCTGTGGCGTCCGTCAAATTTTCCAATAGTAACT
The window above is part of the Lachnoclostridium edouardi genome. Proteins encoded here:
- the bcp gene encoding thioredoxin-dependent thiol peroxidase is translated as MLEAGTKAPDFHLPDKDGKEVKLSDFLGKKVVVYFYPKDNTPGCTKEACAFGAAYGRFQELGIPVIGISKDSQASHKRFAEKYELPFILLSDPELTAIQGFDVWQEKKLYGKVSMGVVRSTFIINEEGVIEKVYPKVKPDTNAAEILEYLQEK
- the abc-f gene encoding ribosomal protection-like ABC-F family protein, producing MSMIQVVNLTFAYEGSYDNIFEDVKFQLDTNWKLGFTGRNGRGKTTFLNLLMGRYEYKGRICAAVEFEYFPYKVKDIDKETLEIVYEINPFCELWQLEKELSKLQVDEEVLYRQFSTLSYGERAKVLLAVLFLKDNAFLLIDEPTSHLDKESRKIVADYLNSKKGFILVSHDRAFLDSCIDHILAINKADIQVEKGNFSSWYENKKRRDEFELKENSKLKKEIKRLTESSRQAGQWADQVESTKIGRKSRVYEQCIDTRAYIGEKSRRMQMRRKNLQNRQEKAIEDKKKLLKNLETGEDLKLFPEKHYASCLLEFRNVNIQYKKTGKNVCTDLNMSLCEGDRIVLTGKNGCGKSSLLKAVLQAAGFGDKGRQEVNSMDIQGEWRAASGMRISYVPQSAEFLRGSLYEFIRQNKLDETLFLTVLRKLNFSRDQFQKNMEEFSEGQKKKVLLAASLCEKAHLYIWDEPLNYIDVFSRIQLENLIEKYKPTMIFVEHDQIFAQKISTKELHL
- a CDS encoding bifunctional riboflavin kinase/FAD synthetase, encoding MEYVRMKKDFQIQEPTVVTIGKFDGRHRGHQKLLGEMVKIKKETGWKIAVFTFSETPVAVVTGGKQTVIYTNEERSHILEQAGVDYLIEYPFTDQVAHMQPEDFVKNILTGQMNAKAIVVGTDCGFGYKRAGNAKLLEKLAPELGFSLKVIEKEQEDHRDISSTYIREMLDQGCIEKANELLGRPYSIHGRVVRGNHIGSSILGFPTANLLPSGEKHLPKLGVYVSTVKMEGKIYGGITNVGKKPTVKGEYPVGVETFMFGVGQELYGKLIEVRLHHFLRSEIKFQNLDELKAQIIKDKEEGLNFLKDHDEICRI
- a CDS encoding DUF6612 family protein, with product MKGWKKLLGATLVLTAITVVPAFAAGWQQDSGGWRWQNEDGSQPENTWMWLDGNGDRLAECYYFDANGYMKANEYVEGYWVDDTGAWTENGQVQLKRTGELLANGAEAMAIYNNMEQKVNSLDSLLANVEYQLGMTVPGSSDRLDMNMYMDMKVKGIVSGNMKYLMDVDMELLGQQMTLSAFYTDGWYYMDMMGEKMKSPMNLDEMMSQMKMGTANFGDGAEYISNIELWQQDGEQVIYYQMNTERLNSLIKEVMGQMNSILGSSGNIDVYISSADGESILTDNGLSSRDKVNIEMSMTVYSGGDSQTINMDIHAVLHYPNPGQPVDFALPATDGYTAI